From Acidianus brierleyi:
ATCGTCGATTTCTATTCCTCTTTTCATTTTTATTTCTCTCATTTTAAGTCCGTGTTCTCCTGGAAGCTCTGATTTTATTATATTTCTCATAAATTCCAGTGAATCCTCTTTAGATTCCAAATATCTTGGATTTATTATTATCATTATTTCTCCTTTGTTAGGCGGATTTTCAGTGTTTAAGACACCCTTAACTTGTGGGCCTACTGCTGATCCAGATAAGTATGATACTAAAAGCTCTAATGCTAGCATTAGATAAAATCCTTTTTCTCCTCCTAACGGCATTATTCCACCGTTTAATGCGCTTTCTGGTTCGTCTGTTATCTCTCCGTTTTTATCTACTGCAACTCCATAAGGTATCTTGTATCCTTTTCTTGAAGCTTCAATAATTTTTCCTCTAGAAGTAGATGCTAGTGCCATGTCAAGAATTAATGGGATTTTACTTGGAATAGCAATACTTATAGGAGTTGTTGAAAGAATTTTATCTGAACTTCCAGGTTTTACAACTGCAGGCTCGGCATTTCCTATCATTATCCCTACTTTGCCTTTCTTAGCTACTTTTTCTGTATAATATCCTAAGAATCCTACATGGGAAGCATTTCTTACAGCTATTATACTTATTGTATCTCCAAATTCTTTTTCTGCTAACATGTTCCAAAGGGATATTCCTATACTATGCATTCCATCGACTAATATAGAATCGTTAGTTTCTCTAATAACTTCGAAGCAGAGTTCTTTCCTTATTGTACCAAGTTCTACTCCTTTAACTAATGGTATTAATCTTTGAACGCCGTGTGAGGAGTGTCCCCTTAGTTCTGCTTCTACAAAGTGATCTGCTATTACTTTACTTTCTTCTATTCCCCTTTTATTTAGAACTTCTGTAACTAATTCCTTTAATTTATTATAATCTGTTAGCATTAAACTAGAGACAAGAAAATGTATTAAAAAGATTTCCGTAACTGTCTTCTAATACTTCTTTAAATATCTAAGAATTAATTTGTTTAAAAAAATATAAAAAATCATGACTTCTTTATGTTTGATTTTATTGCATTTAAAACTTCATCTGGGATCGAATTCATCTTATGTTCAATTCGTGCATGAATGGAAAGTTCCTGCAGAAGTTCTTCTTCACTTTGGGCTCCATATATCTCTAACCCGCACTTTTGTCCTATATCCGAACATTTAAAAGAGTATTTCATAAATTAAGACTATATCTTAGGGATTTAAGATATAGTTAGAAGATTTCTAACAATTCTATATATATGTCTTGGACTAGCTTATATTTATGCTATTCAAAAAGAAAAAGTATTATTTTAATTGTGAAGATATAGGAATGAATTGCGGATATTCTATAAAAGGAGCGTCAAGCGAAGAAGAGGTTTTAAATATTCTCAAAATTCATGCAAAATATTCTCACAATATAAACGAGATATCTAATGATTTATTAGGAAAAATAAAATCTAATATAAAGAAAATGTAATTTTTCTAAAAATCTGAATTAGTTTTTATTTTTATTGTAATTTAATCCATATATATAGAAAAGTTTATAAATCTTTTTATAACACTGTTAATCATGGATGAGATTGACAAGAAGATATTATACTATCTTCTAAAAGATGGTAGAGTATCACAACGAAGTATATCTGAAAGTTTAGGATTAACTCCTCCTACTTTAGTTTATAGATTTAAAAAAATGAGAGAAGATGGAATTTTATATGGGTTTTCTGTTCTTGTAAATCCTAATTTTTACGGTAAATATTATGGTTTTGGAGCTTTTAAGAACATAAAGGACTTTTCAGCAGATTGGATATTTTTTAAATTAAAATGTTTTGAATGGTTAAACGTCTATGGAATAGAAGGTAACAGTATTGAAGATATTAAGGATAAGATATCTTACATGAGTAAAGATCTAGGAGAAATTCAGATGACATATGTACCTGAACAGGAAATAATTACACCTAATCAATTTGACGTAAGGATATTATCTAAACTTCTAGAAGATCCTAGAGCTCAGCCTTCTGATATAGCAGAAAGCCTTAATCTATCTTCTAAATTAGTTTCCAAAAGATTAAAAATAATGGAAAGTAGAGGTTACATTAAAGTTCTTCCAATTATAAACATTCCTAAATCTGGAAGCGTAATATTCTCCATGTTTTCAATGAGAATTAAGGATATAAGAAATATTCTAAATGAGTGCAGATTTATGGAAATTACGGACATGAAAGCTGGGATTCAAATATGTTTTGCAGAAAGTATGGAAGAAGCAAAAAAATACATAAATGCTGTTAGGGCTGTAGATAAGCAAGCTGATGTTATGCTAATATATGATTATTTTATAAAAAGAGTAGACGTAAAATAAGTTGTTTAAAATACAAATTTATGACACTATTTTAAGTAAAAGGATAGATTTGAACAGTATTTAGTTGTAATAATAACAATGTTTAAAAGGACTACATTGATGTTTGCAATATGGAACTAGATGACACTGACCTAAGGATATTGAAAATGATACAAGGAGACGCCAAGTTTCCATTAGAAAAAATGGCCGATATCTTAAGAATACCTAAATCAACTATTGCTTATAGAATAAAGAAAATGGAAAAATCTGGGATAATAAGAGGATACTTTACTTCTATAGATCCATCAAGTATAAAATTAGATTATGTTATAATATCACTAGTAAAGGCTAAATATGGGAAAGATTATCATGATATATTAGGCAAAAAACTATCAGAATTACCAGGCGTATGGGGAGTTTATTTTGTTTTAGGAGATAATGATTTTATTGTAATGGGAAGATATAAGACTAGAGAAGATTTCATGAAGAATTATTTAGAAAGACTTATGGATATGCCCGAAATAGAGAGAACAAATACTCAAGTCGTAGCAAAAACTATCAAAGAGACACCTTATGTAGTTATAGAAAATATTCTGAATCCAGATAATAAATAAGGTAATTTTATAAGATCTTATCAAATTCTCTCAAGTGGATTCAAAAGGAATATTTTATTCCGCTATCACTATTTTCCTTATAACGTTTGCTATTAGGGCATCAAATAATATGCTAATAACTACAATACCTTTAATTGCAGATTATTATTTTCATTTTACACCGACATTTATAGGCTTAGTGTCCTCTATGGCATCTATTTTTTCGTTTATTTCTAGTATTTTCATAAATTCTAAATTATATCCTAGTTTAAGAAGGAAAGTCTTCATAGCTTCCTCTTTTCTATACGCGTTTACTTTTCCTCTTTTCTATCTCGTAAATCCTATACTAGTGTGGATTTTCGCATCAATAGCAGGATTTTCTATGGGAATAATATTCCCTAATATTATAACATTCGCAGGTTCAATAGGAGATCAAAAAAGCAGGGAAAGAATGCTAAGTCTATATACTACCTCTTTGAGTGTTTCATTAATCTTAAGTCCATCAATAGAATCTTTAATCTTATCTAAGTTTACTTTGATTCAAGCTTTCCTGTTCTTTTCTTTATTAAGTGCTATAGTACCAATAATAGCACTTAAAATAAAATTTTTCGAAACTAATAAAAAGATGGGTAAAGTAGCTTTTGCCAATTACAGAGTAATAAAATCACCAGGATTTTTAGTTTCACTCTTTAATAACATAATGTACGATATACCTTTCGGTATGATCGAAACTTTTGGAGGTATTTATGCAATAACTCTTTTTCACGTAAGCTATTCTACAGCAACGCTGTTATTTACTTTCTATTTTCTTACATCCTTCATCAGTAGAAGTATACTTACTATAAGGCCTCCATTTCATGTTATAAAATTAGTAATTCTAAATTCTGTAATAAGCATTATAGGATTAGCTTTAGCTTCGATGTCATATAATCTATCTATGTATATATTCTCTTTACTTTTACTAGGAATTCCACATGGATTAACGTATCCTTCTTCTCTTATATTATTGTCAAGAAGTTTTACTGATGAGGAGACAAGAAGCGTGGCAAATAGTTATTTTAGTGGAATACTTATAGGTTTAGCCGCTATCATTCCAATAGTTATGGCAGTGTCAGTAGAAATTATAGGGTTAAGATATTCTTTTGGTTTATTAACTGCAGTAGTATTATTTTTCTTTTTACTAGTAATGAAAGAATATAATAAGCTTAAACAAAATATTTAATCTCAATTTTATTCTTCCAAATTTTATAAAATAATATAAACATTTTTCATATTTATAAATTTTACTCTTATTAATCTAACATTATCTTTAACAAGTTTTCTATAATTGGCTTATAAAAATAAAAGATTTTAAAGAGAATATGAAAAATATTTTTATATAATTTTTAGATTCCTTATCTCGATATATATGTTATTCACTCCTAAAGAGCAGGAAAAATTACTATTATCATGGGCAGCTGAAGTAGCCAGACGAAGAAAGGCTAAGGGCATAAAATTAAACTATGAAGAAGCTTTGGCTATAATTTCAGATTTTATAATAGAGAGTGCTAGAGAAGGTAAAAAAATGTCCGAAATAATTAAAGAATCGCAAATGCTTCTAAGCGAAAATGATGTTATGGAAGGTGTGCCAGAACTTTTAGATCTGATTCAAGTAGAAGCTACTTTTCCTGATGGCACGAAACTTGTTACAGTAAGAAATCCAATAAAATCTGACAAAAGTTTTCTAAATACATACGATATCAAAGATGGAGAAATAGAACTTTTAGATGAAGGAGAAATTTCAATAACTAATTCTGGAGATAGGCCTATTCAGGTAAGTTCTCATTATCATTTATTTGAAGTCAACAGTAAGCTTAAGTTTGATAGAGAGAAAGCTTTTGGTTTTAGATTAGCTATACCTGCAGGCACTGCAATTAGATTTGAGCCTGGACAGACTAAGTTAGTCAAAATAAGGAAAATTGGCGGGAACAGAAGAGTAACAGGCTTAAATAGATTAACTGAAGGTTCTCTTGATCATAATAAAGAAGAAGCTATGAAAAGAGCTAAAGAGAAGGGATTTATATGAAATTAAGTAGGCAAAGATATTCTGAACTTTATGGACCTACAGAAGGAGACAAAATAAGGTTAGCGGATACTAACTTGTATATTAAAATTGAAAAAGACTTAATTACAAAGGGCGATGAACTAGTTTTTGGCGCAGGAAAATCAGCTAGAGACGGATTGGGATTACTTCCTACATCTAGAGAAGAAGACTCTATGGATCTAGTAATAACTAACGCCATAATAATAGATCCAAGTATAGGAATAGTAAAA
This genomic window contains:
- a CDS encoding Ldh family oxidoreductase gives rise to the protein MLTDYNKLKELVTEVLNKRGIEESKVIADHFVEAELRGHSSHGVQRLIPLVKGVELGTIRKELCFEVIRETNDSILVDGMHSIGISLWNMLAEKEFGDTISIIAVRNASHVGFLGYYTEKVAKKGKVGIMIGNAEPAVVKPGSSDKILSTTPISIAIPSKIPLILDMALASTSRGKIIEASRKGYKIPYGVAVDKNGEITDEPESALNGGIMPLGGEKGFYLMLALELLVSYLSGSAVGPQVKGVLNTENPPNKGEIMIIINPRYLESKEDSLEFMRNIIKSELPGEHGLKMREIKMKRGIEIDDKLYSIIQELNNKVPYFK
- a CDS encoding DUF1059 domain-containing protein encodes the protein MKYSFKCSDIGQKCGLEIYGAQSEEELLQELSIHARIEHKMNSIPDEVLNAIKSNIKKS
- a CDS encoding DUF1059 domain-containing protein, with product MLFKKKKYYFNCEDIGMNCGYSIKGASSEEEVLNILKIHAKYSHNINEISNDLLGKIKSNIKKM
- a CDS encoding winged helix-turn-helix transcriptional regulator, translating into MDEIDKKILYYLLKDGRVSQRSISESLGLTPPTLVYRFKKMREDGILYGFSVLVNPNFYGKYYGFGAFKNIKDFSADWIFFKLKCFEWLNVYGIEGNSIEDIKDKISYMSKDLGEIQMTYVPEQEIITPNQFDVRILSKLLEDPRAQPSDIAESLNLSSKLVSKRLKIMESRGYIKVLPIINIPKSGSVIFSMFSMRIKDIRNILNECRFMEITDMKAGIQICFAESMEEAKKYINAVRAVDKQADVMLIYDYFIKRVDVK
- a CDS encoding Lrp/AsnC family transcriptional regulator, yielding MELDDTDLRILKMIQGDAKFPLEKMADILRIPKSTIAYRIKKMEKSGIIRGYFTSIDPSSIKLDYVIISLVKAKYGKDYHDILGKKLSELPGVWGVYFVLGDNDFIVMGRYKTREDFMKNYLERLMDMPEIERTNTQVVAKTIKETPYVVIENILNPDNK
- a CDS encoding MFS transporter translates to MDSKGIFYSAITIFLITFAIRASNNMLITTIPLIADYYFHFTPTFIGLVSSMASIFSFISSIFINSKLYPSLRRKVFIASSFLYAFTFPLFYLVNPILVWIFASIAGFSMGIIFPNIITFAGSIGDQKSRERMLSLYTTSLSVSLILSPSIESLILSKFTLIQAFLFFSLLSAIVPIIALKIKFFETNKKMGKVAFANYRVIKSPGFLVSLFNNIMYDIPFGMIETFGGIYAITLFHVSYSTATLLFTFYFLTSFISRSILTIRPPFHVIKLVILNSVISIIGLALASMSYNLSMYIFSLLLLGIPHGLTYPSSLILLSRSFTDEETRSVANSYFSGILIGLAAIIPIVMAVSVEIIGLRYSFGLLTAVVLFFFLLVMKEYNKLKQNI
- the ureA gene encoding urease subunit gamma yields the protein MLFTPKEQEKLLLSWAAEVARRRKAKGIKLNYEEALAIISDFIIESAREGKKMSEIIKESQMLLSENDVMEGVPELLDLIQVEATFPDGTKLVTVRNPIKSDKSFLNTYDIKDGEIELLDEGEISITNSGDRPIQVSSHYHLFEVNSKLKFDREKAFGFRLAIPAGTAIRFEPGQTKLVKIRKIGGNRRVTGLNRLTEGSLDHNKEEAMKRAKEKGFI